TTTGCGCTTCGTGATAATTACAAATTCGGCGAAGGAGCAGCACAAGAGAATATCGGTAATTACTATGAATTCAAACACGACCAATATAAAGCGATCAACCATTTTAAAAAAGCTCGAGATGCCTATCTTCTAGCCAAAAATACTTCTGAACTTGCACGAATTCTAAATTATCTTGGGATTGCGTATGAAACTGCAAATGATCAAACTCAAGCACTCGGATATTATAAACAGTCCTATGATACATACAAAGATCTCGGTGATGTCTCCGGAATGGCGCTTCTTCTTACAAACATTGGAAGCGTATATGATACATATGGGAAATATGATAAAGCCCTCGAATATTATTTACGCAGCTTATACAGATACGAAAATATTGGAGATAAAGAGGGTGTCGCTTCATCTTTGAATAATATCGGGAATGTCTACCAGGCAATGCAGAATCTCGATAAAGCCCTTGAATATCTCAAAAAAGCAAAAGAAATGTATAGAAGTCTCGGCGATTCGGGTGGGGTTGCTATTGCAGTACATAATATCGGCATTATCTATCACGATCTTGGTGATTTTGAAAAAGCACTTCAGTATTATACAGAATCTATGCAAACCGATCTCGAAAATGATAATAAACAAGGTATTTCAGCATCATACAATAATATTGCGATTATTTATGATGAGATGAATGACCTCTCTAAATCCCTCGATTATTATAAACGGTCACTTGCACTTTCTGAAGAAATAGATGATAAATATTCGATTGCAAATACAAATAACAATATGGGTTTCCTCTTTCTTAAAAAGAATGAGTATCAAAAGGCATATACACATTTCATTATTGGTCTGAGTATTGCACGTGATATTGCTGCGAAAGAATTGATCAAAGAGAGTTATGATGGGCTCTCCCAGTATTATCGGTTAAACGGAGATTTTGAAAAATGTCTTGAATACAGAGAGCTTCATCAGACGATTAAAGATAGTATCTTCTCGGCAGATGCACGAAAGAGAATCTCTGATCTTGAGAATCAATATAATCTGGAAAACAAAGAACGTGAGATCAGTCTTCTTCAAAAAGAAAATGAAATAAAGATATTGGAACTCAAACGACAAAAAAACCTAAGATATCTTTTCATCGCTATTCTGATCTTTCTGGTTTTTATTATTCTTCTTGTCTATTATGCATATAATACAAAACGTAAAATGACCAGTGGACTGCTTAACGAGATCGAGGAACGATATAAGGTTGAAGACCAACTAAAAAGTTCACTTAAAGAAAAAGATGTCATGCTGAAAGAAATCCATCATCGGGTGAAAAACAATATGCAGATCATATCCAGTCTGCTGAGTTTACAAACACGTTATATATCTGATGAAAAAGCACTTGATGTCTTTAATGACAGCCAGGAAAGAATCAGGTCAATGGCTCTGGTACATGAGAAACTCTATCGTTCTAATGACTTTTCAAGCATCGACTTTTCCGAGTATATCCATGACCTTGTGAACAATATTCTCCGGCGTGAATATACGAACGTAGAAACAGCTATTGACGTTAAAGATGTTGAGATGGACATTAATAAAGCAATCCCCTGCGGTCTTATTATCAATGAGTTGATCATGAATGCGATCAAACATGCATTCCCGGATGACAGCGAGGGTACCATCGAGATCGTTATGCATCCTCAGGGTGATGATTCGTATGTTCTTACGATTGCTGATGATGGAATCGGCTTACCCGAAGATATTGATTTTAAAAATACCACAACACTCGGCTTACAGCTTGTTTCGGGTTTGGTGCGTCAATTGCAAGGAAATATTGACGTTGATAAAACTAAGGGCACAAAGTTTACCATAATTTTTCCAAAATAAAATTTTTGAGGAGACTCGATGTTTACTATGATGGATTATCAACAAGATCAGAATATGAACTGGAAAGCCACGTTTCTGGTGATCATTGGTGTGCTTTTTATTTCACTTGTTTTTTTTGGTATTATGGCTTATAGAAGTGGACTCGTAAAGGATGCCTTGCAAACCGATACTGAAATAGCAAAAGAAGTTTTGGGACAGACAATTCAGGAAGTTAAAGATGCTACACATTTCATAGCAGAACATCCAATGATCCAGGAATGGAATGTTTCCCCCAACCTCGTGAACGATCATGACATACTCATCGTCCTTAACACGATCAAATACATGCTCAATGCGACAAATGTGTATATCATGGATGTTGACGGAAATGTACTTGTTTGCACACCTCCATGTGATTATATGCTGACAGGTAAAAACCTGAACTTCCGTCCTTATTTCCAGCAGTCTATCCAGGGAGTTGAATGTGTCTATCCTGCCTTGAGTGTAACCGATCAAGAACGCGGACTCTACTTTAGCGCACCGATTCATTCCAATAATATCGGTAATCCAGTAGGTGTTGTAGTCATTACGCTTGCTCTTGATCGATTCGATAAAGTGCTGAAAAATTATACGAACGGCATCGTTGCCGGTATTATTTCACCGGAAGGGATCATCTTCTCTTCAACAGAAAAATCATGGCTGTTTAAAAGCATTAAACCTCTCACCGTTGATGAGCGTAATAAGTTACGAGCAACTCAGCAATTCGCAGAAGAGCCCCTTGAACCACTTGGGATTTCTATTTCAGATTCACGAGTAAAATATAAAGACGAATCATACATTCTTGTAAGGGATGATATTGCAATACCCGATTGGCAGATCTTTGCACTGCAGAAAACAACAAACCTTCATCCTGTTCCCCCATTTATTA
The sequence above is drawn from the Candidatus Cloacimonadota bacterium genome and encodes:
- a CDS encoding tetratricopeptide repeat protein, with the translated sequence MKKLILLLLLIPVFVCAQESVSELELQLQTTIGTGKVDLLNKLSFKVLQDYPQKSLDYAEQALTFALRDNYKFGEGAAQENIGNYYEFKHDQYKAINHFKKARDAYLLAKNTSELARILNYLGIAYETANDQTQALGYYKQSYDTYKDLGDVSGMALLLTNIGSVYDTYGKYDKALEYYLRSLYRYENIGDKEGVASSLNNIGNVYQAMQNLDKALEYLKKAKEMYRSLGDSGGVAIAVHNIGIIYHDLGDFEKALQYYTESMQTDLENDNKQGISASYNNIAIIYDEMNDLSKSLDYYKRSLALSEEIDDKYSIANTNNNMGFLFLKKNEYQKAYTHFIIGLSIARDIAAKELIKESYDGLSQYYRLNGDFEKCLEYRELHQTIKDSIFSADARKRISDLENQYNLENKEREISLLQKENEIKILELKRQKNLRYLFIAILIFLVFIILLVYYAYNTKRKMTSGLLNEIEERYKVEDQLKSSLKEKDVMLKEIHHRVKNNMQIISSLLSLQTRYISDEKALDVFNDSQERIRSMALVHEKLYRSNDFSSIDFSEYIHDLVNNILRREYTNVETAIDVKDVEMDINKAIPCGLIINELIMNAIKHAFPDDSEGTIEIVMHPQGDDSYVLTIADDGIGLPEDIDFKNTTTLGLQLVSGLVRQLQGNIDVDKTKGTKFTIIFPK